One Vallitalea pronyensis genomic region harbors:
- a CDS encoding response regulator transcription factor, giving the protein MEKDLLLIDDDFDLSEITYDYLTDHGFSVEVAHSIKQAKRAMEHMTFKLIILDINLPDGLGFDFCKDLRKVSNIPIIFISARTSQTDRITGLDIGGDDYMPKPYSLDELQSRIKANLRRWYSMDRQQEQTHFEQDELKVDIVGRKVYVSGALTIMTVKEFDVLVYLIRHKGKVITKETLYHAIWGHDSIGEISTISVHIRWLREKIERDPSKPRFIKTIWGKGYIFE; this is encoded by the coding sequence ATGGAAAAAGATTTATTATTAATTGACGATGATTTTGATCTATCAGAAATTACATATGATTATTTAACAGATCATGGGTTTAGTGTGGAAGTTGCCCATTCCATCAAACAAGCCAAACGAGCCATGGAGCATATGACCTTTAAGTTAATCATCTTGGATATCAATCTACCGGATGGGTTAGGCTTTGATTTTTGTAAAGATCTTCGTAAGGTATCCAATATTCCCATTATTTTTATCAGTGCTCGGACAAGTCAAACGGATCGGATTACAGGTCTTGATATTGGGGGAGATGATTATATGCCAAAACCTTACTCTCTCGATGAATTACAGTCAAGAATAAAGGCAAATCTCCGTCGATGGTACAGCATGGATAGGCAGCAAGAGCAGACGCATTTTGAACAGGACGAACTGAAAGTAGATATAGTAGGACGAAAAGTATATGTATCAGGTGCTTTAACCATCATGACCGTAAAAGAATTCGATGTACTGGTGTATCTCATTAGGCATAAAGGGAAAGTCATCACAAAAGAAACCCTCTATCATGCCATTTGGGGACACGACAGCATAGGGGAAATAAGCACCATATCTGTACATATCCGTTGGCTAAGAGAAAAGATTGAAAGAGACCCTTCAAAGCCTAGGTTCATTAAAACCATATGGGGTAAAGGGTATATTTTTGAATAA
- a CDS encoding cold-shock protein, with the protein MTGTVKWFNSDKGFGFITSDEGNDVFAHYSQIQREGFKTLEEGQKVSFDVVDGDKGPQAENIVII; encoded by the coding sequence ATGACTGGTACAGTAAAATGGTTTAACTCAGACAAAGGATTTGGTTTCATTACATCAGATGAAGGGAATGACGTTTTCGCTCATTACTCACAAATTCAAAGAGAAGGTTTCAAAACTTTAGAAGAAGGACAAAAAGTATCTTTTGACGTTGTTGATGGAGACAAAGGTCCTCAAGCAGAAAACATCGTTATAATCTAA
- a CDS encoding glycoside hydrolase family 13 protein, translating into MKPLEWDRQSLSQKLLIYGRTRRPILEQGAVFSDGTSRYRIPSEPEPKESVTIRLRTKKDNVDDAYLICGETRIKMLLESSDHLFDYYQGILLLQDEHVTYYFELHAGLLTCFYNRQGIMKEPNDYFHFRIAPGFKTPDWAKGAVFYQIFVDRFYNGDPSNDVVDGEYYYVGGLSRKITDWYAYPGADSVRDFYGGDLQGIIDKLDYIQGLGVDVIYLNPVFVSPSNHKYDTQDYDYVDPHYGRIVKDGGEVLGEENAVNEEARKYIQRTANKENLEASNALFVTLIEKVHERGMRLILDGVFNHCGSFNKWLDREKLYKNQEDYEAGAFETIESPYQTFFHFQKEDGWPDNGNYDGWWGYETLPKLNYEGSTKLYEYIMTIAKKWVSPPFNADGWRLDVAADLGYTKEFNHQFWRDFRQAVKSANKDAIILAEHYEDARDWLIGDQWDTIMNYDAFMEPVTWFLTGLEKHSDEYKEDLLNNHCAFFDGMTHHMQSFLIGSLLTSMNELSNHDHSRFLTRTNHQVGRTGTHGPEKAAEGINKGIMKEAVVIQMTWPGAPTIYYGDEVGVCGWTDPDNRRTYPWGKEDLELLQFHKDIIGIHKSYSALKTGSLKYLYGEHGIIGYGRFDDQARIAVAVNNNDQSRTIDMPVWQIGVEDGATMEQILLTTETDHSTKSVSYVVKHGSIQLALTAFSAIIVSESKKTS; encoded by the coding sequence ATGAAACCACTTGAATGGGATAGACAATCACTATCTCAAAAATTACTTATATATGGACGTACCAGACGACCCATACTGGAGCAGGGAGCTGTATTTTCAGATGGTACCAGCAGGTATCGTATACCATCTGAACCTGAACCCAAGGAATCCGTTACCATTCGCCTTCGAACCAAAAAAGATAATGTGGATGATGCTTATCTTATATGTGGTGAGACCCGTATCAAAATGCTTCTAGAGTCATCCGATCATCTTTTTGACTATTATCAAGGCATTCTTTTATTACAAGATGAACATGTGACCTATTACTTTGAATTACATGCAGGTTTATTGACTTGTTTTTATAATAGACAAGGTATTATGAAAGAGCCCAATGATTATTTTCATTTTCGTATTGCACCTGGTTTCAAGACGCCGGATTGGGCTAAGGGTGCGGTTTTTTATCAGATTTTTGTCGATCGCTTTTACAACGGTGACCCATCCAATGATGTGGTGGACGGAGAATACTATTATGTAGGTGGTTTGTCAAGAAAAATAACCGATTGGTACGCCTATCCCGGCGCTGATAGTGTACGAGACTTCTACGGTGGCGACTTACAAGGCATTATTGATAAACTGGACTATATTCAAGGATTAGGCGTGGATGTCATTTATCTTAATCCTGTTTTTGTTTCCCCATCGAATCATAAATACGACACCCAAGACTATGACTATGTAGACCCTCACTATGGACGGATTGTCAAGGATGGGGGTGAAGTTCTTGGGGAAGAAAATGCCGTGAATGAAGAGGCCAGGAAATATATACAGCGAACAGCTAACAAAGAGAACCTTGAGGCAAGTAATGCCCTTTTTGTGACGTTAATTGAAAAAGTTCATGAGAGAGGGATGCGGCTTATTTTAGATGGTGTTTTTAATCATTGCGGGTCTTTTAATAAATGGTTAGACCGTGAAAAACTCTACAAAAACCAAGAGGATTATGAGGCAGGTGCTTTCGAAACCATAGAAAGCCCGTATCAAACCTTTTTTCACTTTCAAAAAGAAGACGGTTGGCCTGATAATGGCAACTATGACGGCTGGTGGGGCTATGAGACATTACCGAAGCTTAACTATGAAGGCTCTACCAAGCTCTATGAGTACATCATGACTATTGCAAAGAAGTGGGTTTCCCCTCCATTTAATGCAGATGGATGGCGGCTTGATGTAGCCGCGGACTTGGGTTATACCAAAGAGTTTAATCATCAGTTCTGGCGTGATTTTCGTCAAGCTGTAAAATCAGCCAATAAAGATGCCATTATCTTAGCTGAGCATTATGAAGATGCCAGAGATTGGCTCATTGGTGACCAATGGGACACCATCATGAATTACGATGCCTTTATGGAGCCTGTTACATGGTTTCTAACAGGTCTTGAGAAACATAGTGACGAGTATAAGGAAGACCTTCTTAATAATCATTGTGCTTTTTTTGATGGTATGACGCACCATATGCAGAGTTTTTTAATCGGCTCTTTGCTCACATCCATGAATGAACTGTCCAATCATGATCATTCAAGGTTCTTAACACGAACCAATCATCAAGTTGGTAGAACAGGTACCCATGGGCCAGAAAAAGCAGCAGAAGGCATTAATAAGGGCATTATGAAGGAAGCGGTGGTTATTCAGATGACTTGGCCTGGTGCCCCAACCATTTATTATGGTGATGAAGTGGGTGTGTGCGGTTGGACAGACCCTGATAATCGAAGAACTTACCCATGGGGAAAAGAAGACTTGGAGCTGCTGCAATTTCATAAAGACATCATTGGTATTCACAAAAGCTATTCGGCACTAAAAACAGGTTCACTAAAATATTTGTATGGGGAACACGGTATTATCGGCTATGGCCGATTTGATGACCAGGCTCGGATTGCTGTAGCTGTTAATAATAACGACCAATCCAGAACCATTGACATGCCTGTTTGGCAGATTGGTGTTGAAGATGGTGCTACCATGGAACAAATCTTATTAACAACCGAAACGGACCACTCAACAAAGTCTGTTTCTTATGTGGTAAAACACGGAAGCATACAATTGGCATTAACAGCATTTAGTGCCATTATCGTATCAGAAAGTAAAAAAACAAGCTGA
- a CDS encoding GerAB/ArcD/ProY family transporter, with protein sequence MNQFNWKHYIFIGIAFVVVPIKTYTSIYLKETYNESWIPLIIASLILCLYVYFSMRIFKKNNCYDISKIYHIALGNFFGKAFLVLLLLTILLSLTETAAVLTSLLHTNLLIETPIWYGLIFILGTGLLVGGKGTKSVILTIMVSVIIIAFFGINLSILTFKYKDFSRLLPVFQRSFGDYTISTLRFLGGLSYYVLSFIYLDRIHVKDKINRGVIISLIFVIQLIVVSVAGMIATFESSRLTNMTYPSLFQTQLIEDNNLLGVGEIFVILQIMLGWIVRYVVIFKAIIILLEQLKWDRPYIKYIITGIAYVFAYIANYNLFQFRKILDMCNFIVLINILLIPGTIYVIFHFRNKKNKQQLV encoded by the coding sequence ATGAATCAATTTAATTGGAAACACTATATTTTTATTGGAATCGCTTTTGTTGTTGTACCTATTAAGACGTACACATCCATCTATTTAAAAGAAACATATAACGAATCATGGATTCCACTTATTATTGCATCACTCATATTATGTCTATATGTCTACTTTAGTATGCGAATCTTCAAAAAAAATAATTGTTATGATATCAGTAAAATCTATCATATTGCATTAGGTAATTTTTTTGGTAAGGCATTTTTAGTCTTATTATTGCTTACTATCTTGCTATCCTTAACAGAAACAGCGGCGGTACTTACTAGCTTGCTTCATACGAACCTATTAATAGAAACACCTATATGGTATGGCCTTATTTTCATTCTTGGTACAGGATTGTTGGTAGGTGGCAAAGGAACCAAAAGTGTTATATTGACCATTATGGTATCGGTAATCATCATTGCTTTTTTTGGTATTAATCTATCCATTTTAACCTTTAAATATAAAGATTTTTCAAGATTACTTCCTGTATTTCAGAGATCCTTTGGGGATTATACCATTTCCACGCTCCGTTTTTTAGGGGGTCTTAGCTACTATGTTTTATCCTTTATCTATTTAGACCGTATTCATGTGAAGGATAAGATCAATAGAGGTGTTATTATCTCTTTAATCTTTGTGATCCAGCTTATCGTTGTATCCGTTGCAGGTATGATTGCTACCTTTGAATCCAGTAGACTAACGAATATGACCTACCCAAGCTTGTTCCAGACCCAGCTTATAGAAGATAATAACCTTCTTGGGGTAGGTGAGATCTTTGTTATTCTCCAGATCATGCTTGGATGGATTGTACGTTATGTGGTGATTTTCAAAGCCATTATTATTTTATTGGAGCAGCTAAAATGGGACCGACCTTACATCAAATACATTATAACAGGCATAGCCTACGTCTTTGCTTATATAGCTAATTATAATTTGTTCCAGTTTAGAAAAATTCTAGATATGTGCAATTTCATAGTGTTAATTAATATTTTGCTTATACCAGGCACCATCTATGTGATCTTTCACTTTCGTAATAAGAAAAATAAACAACAACTTGTATAA
- a CDS encoding spore germination protein, whose protein sequence is MKGYYDIIKEKLDNNFDIIYRKLKADSGFIYVIFVEQLCNEQLIDQTIISPVNDMKQPIKHLKSIVPALSSFSLIHVESLDSTIIKILSGDVAIVSDFDDTIYVVKSFTETKRKVMIPPVENVTKGPRAGFTETVTDNLALIRKYIVTPNFKTEKLILGESSNTTVIFMFIDGIAPQKLIKHVRDKLKTIEVPFILDSNYIGEQFKKNKSLFPTEGYSEKPDIVAANLFQGKIAVMVQGSPSALILPYFFTEAFQNPDDYYLNRFYASSTRILRYLAFFVALSMPGIFIALTTHHFAFIPLRFLIRLTSSRAGIPLPTSLELSLMIFFFLLAREAALRLPQAIGPSLSIVAGLVLGQTTVEAGVTSQITVVIAGIYAICTFINTRFYPATVYWSYGLLFASTIFGFPGYYFGFIAIISHVTNLESAGFPYLYPFATKADFNFKDIIIRGQLKDISKPLFKENKS, encoded by the coding sequence ATGAAAGGCTACTACGATATAATCAAAGAAAAACTGGATAACAATTTTGATATCATTTATCGAAAATTAAAAGCGGATAGTGGTTTCATATACGTTATTTTTGTTGAACAACTCTGTAACGAACAACTTATTGACCAAACCATTATTAGCCCTGTTAACGATATGAAACAACCGATTAAACATCTAAAAAGTATTGTTCCAGCTCTATCGTCATTTTCATTGATTCATGTAGAATCCCTTGACAGTACCATTATAAAAATATTATCTGGTGATGTGGCCATTGTATCTGATTTTGATGATACCATTTATGTGGTTAAGTCTTTCACTGAAACCAAGCGGAAAGTTATGATACCACCTGTTGAGAATGTGACAAAAGGTCCAAGGGCTGGTTTTACTGAAACGGTAACGGATAATTTAGCTCTTATAAGAAAGTATATTGTCACACCTAACTTTAAAACTGAGAAATTAATATTAGGGGAGAGCTCCAATACAACGGTTATCTTCATGTTTATCGACGGGATTGCTCCCCAAAAGCTCATTAAACATGTTAGGGATAAATTAAAGACAATAGAAGTTCCCTTTATCTTAGATAGCAATTATATAGGTGAACAATTTAAAAAAAATAAATCCTTATTCCCCACAGAAGGCTACTCGGAAAAACCTGATATTGTAGCAGCTAATCTTTTTCAAGGAAAAATAGCTGTCATGGTTCAAGGCTCACCTAGTGCCCTTATCTTACCTTATTTTTTTACGGAAGCTTTTCAAAACCCTGATGATTACTATCTGAATCGATTTTATGCAAGCAGTACCCGTATTCTTCGTTATCTAGCTTTTTTTGTGGCTTTGAGCATGCCGGGCATATTCATTGCACTGACCACCCATCATTTTGCATTTATACCTCTCAGGTTTTTAATCCGATTGACGTCGTCAAGAGCAGGTATACCCTTACCAACCAGTTTGGAGCTGTCCCTTATGATTTTCTTCTTTCTGCTGGCAAGGGAAGCTGCCTTGCGACTACCACAAGCTATTGGTCCTTCACTGAGTATTGTTGCCGGCCTCGTACTTGGACAGACCACTGTAGAAGCTGGTGTTACTTCTCAGATTACTGTGGTTATTGCAGGTATATATGCCATTTGCACTTTTATTAATACTCGCTTTTATCCTGCTACCGTTTACTGGAGCTATGGTCTGCTATTTGCTTCCACCATTTTTGGTTTTCCCGGTTACTATTTTGGATTTATCGCTATTATATCCCATGTCACGAATTTAGAATCTGCTGGTTTCCCTTATCTATACCCCTTTGCTACAAAAGCAGATTTTAACTTTAAGGACATCATTATTAGAGGGCAGTTAAAAGATATCTCAAAACCTCTATTTAAGGAGAATAAGTCATGA
- a CDS encoding Ger(x)C family spore germination protein — MKKIIICLLLLSLILSGCYNYRDVDTLEFVTAFLIDVNEDNMIEIYTRANKGVRSMDVQEESLEIIRFKEQGETTFEAVRNMTLFTSSRLNFSQIRAIVITERAAKSGIDFFIDFIERDQELNIRARIFIYRGDPVELVNLDIKQEDFLGLYLWEVISNTKYVSKALDLSLNDLLNRKYSPSSTYLLPIVQIINTIGTPQLAINGSKVFNKWNEVDEMTEEEVFYYNFLNNKIKSSIINIPNPQYLDYKIGFEILSSKTKSSCNFKDSTFYVNKKINLSVTIGDVQRSLKITDEVIKLLEQQLSEVVTENCMQLFNKYKRKNLDIINAKNLCYKKYPHVDYENIIPRTVLNLEVKTVIQGSSNIINFE, encoded by the coding sequence ATGAAAAAAATTATTATATGTCTTTTGTTATTATCCCTAATACTGTCTGGCTGTTACAATTATCGCGATGTAGACACCCTTGAATTTGTTACTGCTTTTCTGATTGATGTGAATGAAGATAATATGATTGAGATTTATACACGAGCTAATAAAGGCGTCCGTTCTATGGACGTACAGGAGGAATCTCTTGAGATTATTCGATTTAAAGAACAAGGTGAAACTACTTTTGAAGCTGTTCGTAACATGACATTATTTACAAGCTCTCGTTTAAATTTTTCTCAAATACGAGCCATTGTTATTACAGAACGAGCTGCTAAATCAGGCATTGATTTTTTTATTGATTTTATTGAACGTGATCAAGAACTTAATATCAGGGCAAGGATATTTATTTACCGAGGTGATCCTGTTGAATTAGTGAACCTAGACATCAAACAAGAGGATTTTCTAGGCCTTTATCTTTGGGAAGTAATATCCAATACCAAGTATGTGTCAAAAGCTCTTGATTTGTCTCTTAACGACCTTCTCAATAGGAAATACAGCCCATCATCCACTTATTTACTACCTATTGTGCAAATCATCAACACCATTGGAACACCACAATTAGCTATAAATGGAAGTAAGGTTTTCAATAAATGGAATGAAGTGGATGAAATGACAGAAGAAGAGGTGTTCTACTATAACTTCTTAAATAACAAAATCAAAAGCAGTATCATTAATATTCCTAACCCTCAGTATCTGGATTATAAAATTGGTTTCGAGATCTTAAGCAGTAAGACCAAATCAAGTTGCAACTTTAAAGATAGTACCTTCTATGTGAATAAAAAAATTAATTTATCCGTGACCATAGGTGATGTACAAAGAAGTTTGAAAATTACAGATGAGGTGATTAAACTACTAGAACAACAGCTCAGTGAAGTCGTCACAGAAAACTGTATGCAGCTCTTCAATAAATATAAACGAAAAAATTTAGATATTATAAACGCTAAAAATCTCTGCTATAAAAAGTACCCCCATGTGGACTATGAAAACATTATACCAAGAACCGTACTGAACTTAGAGGTCAAAACGGTGATACAAGGCTCATCCAATATCATTAACTTTGAATAA
- a CDS encoding asparaginase translates to MKKVVLIFTGGTISMKVDERLKAAIPALTDEEIISKVSGIEKMAEIEVMHYGSYPGPHIGPDMMFNLAGEVNKLLQREDIAGVVITHGTDTLEETAYLLDMLVKSRKPVVLTGAMRNGSELGYDGPANLSASICTVCSEESIDKGVLVVMNNQVNAADEVTKTHTLSLDTFQSMDFGPLGIVDSDQVIYYRNRKSHSVIEAVGIEKKVALIKAVAGLGSEFIHYLVDEGYKGIIIEALGRGNVPPAMVEGIERAIACNIPVVIVSRCAKGRVLDSYGYEGGGRKLREMGVILGDNLSGQKARIKLMLVLGMTQNIEEVRQIFEEDLYRKI, encoded by the coding sequence ATGAAAAAAGTGGTTTTAATCTTTACGGGAGGAACCATTTCCATGAAAGTGGATGAGCGGCTTAAGGCAGCCATACCTGCCCTTACGGATGAAGAGATTATATCCAAAGTATCAGGTATTGAAAAAATGGCAGAAATTGAAGTGATGCATTATGGTTCTTATCCAGGGCCACATATTGGTCCTGATATGATGTTTAATTTGGCAGGAGAAGTCAACAAGCTTTTACAGCGAGAAGATATAGCAGGTGTTGTGATTACCCATGGTACAGACACTTTAGAAGAGACTGCCTATTTGTTAGACATGCTGGTTAAATCAAGAAAGCCTGTTGTCTTAACAGGTGCCATGCGAAACGGTTCAGAGCTTGGTTATGATGGTCCGGCTAATCTGTCCGCATCCATCTGTACAGTCTGTTCAGAAGAATCCATAGACAAAGGTGTATTGGTGGTCATGAATAACCAAGTCAATGCAGCGGATGAAGTGACGAAAACCCATACATTAAGCTTGGATACCTTCCAAAGCATGGATTTTGGGCCTCTTGGCATTGTGGACTCGGATCAGGTCATCTATTACCGTAACCGGAAAAGTCATAGTGTCATAGAAGCTGTTGGTATAGAGAAGAAAGTTGCTCTTATAAAAGCCGTAGCAGGGCTTGGTTCAGAATTCATACATTATCTGGTGGATGAGGGTTACAAAGGTATCATTATTGAAGCATTAGGTAGAGGAAATGTACCACCGGCTATGGTAGAAGGTATAGAGAGGGCTATTGCATGCAACATTCCTGTGGTTATTGTATCACGTTGTGCAAAAGGACGGGTACTGGATTCTTATGGTTATGAAGGCGGCGGGAGAAAGCTGCGAGAAATGGGCGTTATTCTAGGGGATAACTTATCCGGACAAAAAGCGCGTATCAAGTTAATGCTGGTTCTTGGGATGACCCAAAATATTGAAGAAGTAAGACAGATATTTGAAGAAGATTTGTATCGAAAAATTTGA
- a CDS encoding ATP-dependent DNA helicase encodes MATNEIRISVRELIEFVLRSGDIKSVFLSSSRAVDGIKAHQKIQKRFAKQYDKYQAEVPIGDHITMEDITLELSGRIDGIIEDEQLPIIDEIKSVVRDLSTIDEDYNQLHWAQGKMYAYMYAKEHALDTLVVQLTYVELGSYAIKQFQKTYTKQALEAFYLDTIRLYITFAKQIAQYNALKDKSIKSLQFPFTGYRRGQRKLVTSVYKVIIEGEKLYARAPTGIGKTMGTLFPAIKSLAEQPGKIFYLTAKTIGRDVAEKALNLLEDHGLIMKRVMITAKDKVCLHHEKKCDGDFCPYAKGHFDRINDALSAMMAATHHYSRDVILEYATRYQVCPYELTLDVSLFCDCIICDYNYAFDPSAVLKRFFVEGNGRYIFLIDEAHNLVDRARSMYSAVMSKKAILELKKKVKGKDNILHGYLNKINQFMIEKRHACDDRGYVVDDYYSEDLVDLLRGVLFRTEKIFPQLNDWEHMDALLEFYFDTYDFVKKIELYDDRYVTYYEKLRDEVRMKIYCLDPSFNLKTYMDNAKAAVLFSATLTPMDYFVKILGGHEKNYGLTLESPFESDNLCLLVNNTVSTKYKDRERTYDQVVDTIRYTVGGKKGNYMVFFPSYQYMEDVSERFIAGMEDQSTTVMCQERGLSEKEKEDFLQAFHEEREHTLVAFAVLGGMFGEGIDLKGEKLSGAIIVGVGLPSICLERDLIKAHFDNRSGNGFQYAYMYPGMNKVMQAAGRVIRTGEDIGVVILIDERFNYQHYRNLFPPEWCHAKYISSSTSLRNRVDLFWNKGCKKV; translated from the coding sequence ATGGCTACCAATGAAATACGAATATCCGTTAGAGAGCTTATTGAATTTGTCCTAAGATCCGGTGATATTAAATCGGTATTTCTTAGTTCCAGCCGAGCTGTGGATGGTATCAAAGCACACCAGAAGATACAGAAGCGATTTGCAAAACAGTACGATAAGTACCAAGCCGAGGTACCTATTGGTGATCATATCACCATGGAAGATATCACATTAGAGCTTAGCGGGCGTATCGACGGCATTATTGAAGATGAACAATTACCCATTATTGATGAAATAAAATCCGTGGTGCGTGATCTAAGCACCATTGATGAGGATTACAATCAGCTTCACTGGGCACAAGGCAAGATGTATGCTTACATGTATGCCAAGGAACATGCTCTAGACACATTGGTGGTTCAGCTAACTTATGTTGAGCTTGGCAGCTATGCCATCAAACAGTTTCAGAAGACCTATACGAAACAAGCATTAGAAGCATTTTATCTGGATACCATAAGGCTCTATATTACTTTTGCTAAACAGATTGCTCAGTACAATGCCCTGAAAGACAAGAGTATCAAAAGCTTACAATTCCCTTTTACAGGGTACCGAAGAGGACAACGGAAGCTGGTAACAAGTGTTTATAAAGTGATTATAGAAGGTGAAAAATTGTACGCAAGAGCACCTACAGGTATTGGTAAAACCATGGGGACATTATTTCCTGCTATTAAATCTCTAGCTGAACAACCAGGTAAGATTTTCTACCTGACAGCTAAAACAATAGGGCGAGATGTGGCGGAGAAGGCGCTAAACCTTTTAGAAGATCATGGGTTGATAATGAAACGTGTGATGATCACAGCAAAAGATAAAGTGTGCCTGCATCATGAAAAGAAATGTGATGGTGATTTTTGTCCTTATGCAAAAGGCCATTTTGACCGCATTAATGATGCCTTATCGGCTATGATGGCAGCCACCCATCATTATAGTCGAGACGTGATTCTTGAGTATGCAACACGTTATCAGGTATGCCCTTATGAATTGACCTTGGATGTCTCTCTTTTTTGTGATTGTATTATCTGTGATTATAATTATGCTTTTGATCCTAGTGCTGTCTTAAAACGGTTTTTTGTAGAGGGGAATGGGCGTTATATTTTCCTTATTGATGAAGCCCATAATCTGGTAGACAGAGCTAGAAGCATGTATTCAGCAGTCATGTCAAAAAAAGCGATACTTGAGCTTAAAAAGAAGGTAAAAGGCAAAGATAACATACTTCATGGTTATCTAAATAAAATCAATCAGTTTATGATAGAGAAACGCCATGCCTGTGATGATAGAGGTTATGTAGTGGATGACTATTATTCCGAGGACTTAGTGGATCTTTTACGAGGTGTTCTTTTTCGAACGGAGAAGATATTTCCTCAACTGAACGACTGGGAGCACATGGATGCATTATTGGAATTCTATTTTGACACCTATGATTTTGTGAAAAAAATTGAGCTGTATGATGACCGCTACGTGACGTATTATGAGAAGTTAAGGGATGAAGTGAGGATGAAAATCTACTGTCTTGATCCTTCATTTAACTTAAAAACATATATGGATAATGCAAAGGCCGCTGTCTTGTTTTCAGCTACCCTAACACCCATGGATTATTTTGTAAAGATACTTGGTGGTCACGAGAAGAATTATGGGTTGACGTTGGAATCACCCTTTGAATCGGATAATCTCTGTTTATTGGTCAATAACACCGTTTCCACCAAATACAAAGATCGAGAGCGTACCTATGATCAAGTTGTTGACACCATTCGTTATACTGTAGGTGGGAAAAAGGGTAATTACATGGTGTTTTTTCCTTCTTATCAATACATGGAAGATGTGTCTGAACGGTTTATTGCAGGTATGGAAGACCAGTCCACCACGGTGATGTGTCAAGAACGGGGTTTAAGCGAGAAGGAGAAAGAAGATTTTTTACAAGCATTTCATGAAGAGCGGGAACATACGTTAGTGGCATTTGCTGTATTGGGAGGTATGTTTGGTGAAGGCATCGATCTAAAAGGAGAGAAATTAAGTGGTGCTATTATTGTAGGGGTAGGCTTGCCCTCCATCTGCCTTGAGCGGGACCTTATTAAGGCGCATTTTGATAACCGGTCAGGCAACGGTTTTCAATATGCCTACATGTACCCGGGTATGAATAAAGTCATGCAAGCAGCTGGAAGGGTCATTCGAACAGGCGAAGATATAGGTGTGGTCATCCTTATTGATGAGCGTTTTAACTATCAGCATTACCGGAATCTATTTCCCCCAGAGTGGTGTCATGCCAAGTATATATCTTCCAGTACATCGTTACGAAATAGGGTGGATTTATTTTGGAATAAAGGATGCAAAAAGGTGTAG